A single genomic interval of Paenibacillus sp. J23TS9 harbors:
- a CDS encoding hydrolase translates to MVIANRIAESLSIEDKGLFLLGSIAPDAVSPKDLSHFFKGEIQDYSRYIDYKGFLHKYSKQIESQYILGYFTHLIADDIWLKGFNLPWLRNRMEADKELYNLSHNDFRLLNGKLLEYYGYTDELREMISYHPTIFDLEEVKSKDVEEFIPFALEDLDYDKEVINEKLNVFTFTQIIGYIETSVDVGLLNLKPIFT, encoded by the coding sequence TTGGTTATTGCGAATAGAATTGCAGAGAGTCTCTCGATAGAAGATAAAGGGCTATTTTTACTTGGAAGCATTGCTCCAGATGCTGTCTCACCAAAAGACTTATCACATTTTTTTAAAGGCGAGATACAAGATTATTCGAGATACATTGATTATAAAGGATTTTTACATAAATATAGTAAGCAAATAGAAAGCCAATATATATTGGGGTATTTTACACATTTAATCGCTGATGATATATGGCTGAAAGGTTTCAATCTTCCTTGGTTGAGAAACAGAATGGAAGCTGATAAAGAATTATATAATTTATCCCATAATGATTTCCGATTACTGAATGGAAAATTATTAGAGTACTATGGTTATACAGATGAATTAAGAGAAATGATCAGCTATCATCCAACAATCTTTGATCTGGAAGAGGTTAAGTCCAAAGATGTTGAAGAATTCATTCCTTTTGCATTAGAAGATTTGGATTACGATAAGGAAGTTATCAATGAAAAACTTAATGTTTTTACTTTTACTCAGATCATTGGTTATATAGAGACCTCAGTTGATGTGGGGTTATTGAATCTAAAACCTATATTTACTTAA
- a CDS encoding DUF402 domain-containing protein, which produces MKRKHADRLDWNRILNRDFVCSIFDEDEFKGHITLISIHQVKQPLIRTIHNQEICLVDDGYYWMQHFPSKSNYCVTTMINEKKEIIQWYFDIAKSVGTNEQGIPYWDDLYLDVVVFPNGEFYIKDEDELEDAFNNNYINADDYKLAKNIMNDLIKEIETMENAVIKNSMNHFKYILKRSQEGH; this is translated from the coding sequence TTGAAAAGAAAACATGCAGACCGATTAGACTGGAATCGAATATTAAATAGAGACTTTGTATGTAGTATTTTTGATGAAGATGAGTTTAAGGGTCATATAACCCTGATAAGCATTCATCAAGTAAAGCAACCACTAATCAGAACTATTCATAATCAAGAAATTTGTTTAGTCGATGACGGTTATTACTGGATGCAGCACTTTCCATCAAAATCAAATTACTGTGTTACAACGATGATAAATGAGAAAAAAGAAATAATTCAATGGTATTTTGACATCGCAAAGAGTGTTGGAACTAATGAGCAAGGAATACCCTATTGGGATGATCTATATTTAGATGTAGTCGTTTTCCCTAATGGTGAATTCTATATTAAAGATGAAGATGAGCTGGAAGATGCTTTCAATAATAATTACATTAATGCAGACGATTATAAATTGGCAAAGAATATTATGAATGACCTTATCAAAGAGATTGAAACAATGGAAAACGCTGTCATTAAGAACAGCATGAATCATTTTAAATATATTTTAAAGAGATCTCAGGAAGGGCATTAA
- a CDS encoding N-acetyltransferase, producing the protein MEIKKLTSFKPDELGHFGYTSSTKYEIHREMNDNKLSITLELLPLEAEYDKTYPRDQSDIDRYEHLIPLGYSLGAYKGEELVGVVICEPQEWNNTLYIWDLQVSSEYRRRNIGRSLLNNVTENAKKVGFRAIRLETQNYNVPAIRFYNECGFTIDGIDTSLYTNTDMETGEVALFMAKKL; encoded by the coding sequence ATGGAAATAAAAAAGTTAACAAGTTTTAAACCGGATGAATTGGGTCATTTTGGTTATACCTCAAGCACTAAATATGAAATACATAGAGAAATGAATGATAATAAATTGTCAATTACACTTGAATTGTTACCGCTAGAAGCTGAATATGACAAAACTTATCCAAGGGATCAAAGTGATATTGATAGATATGAACATCTAATACCGTTGGGATATTCTTTGGGTGCATATAAAGGCGAAGAATTGGTTGGAGTAGTTATTTGTGAACCTCAAGAGTGGAATAACACATTATATATATGGGACTTACAAGTCTCTTCCGAATACAGGAGGAGAAACATAGGAAGATCATTACTAAACAATGTAACAGAAAATGCTAAGAAAGTTGGATTCAGAGCAATTAGACTAGAAACGCAAAACTATAATGTACCAGCGATTAGATTTTATAATGAATGTGGTTTTACGATTGATGGCATTGATACATCATTGTACACGAATACCGATATGGAGACTGGTGAAGTCGCTCTCTTCATGGCAAAAAAATTATAG
- a CDS encoding GNAT family N-acetyltransferase, which translates to MNISIRQITEHDPKTISDAFKEQGWDKPITLYERYIGEQNNGERVTLIAEADGRFAGYVNVIWKSYYPAFREESIPEVNDFNVLLKYRRLGIGSKLMDRAEEIISERSSVAGIGVGVFSDYGNAQVLYVKRGYVPDGKGIHNGQYYVAYGENVVINDDIVLYLTKNLKN; encoded by the coding sequence ATGAACATATCCATTCGACAAATAACTGAACATGATCCGAAAACTATTTCGGATGCTTTTAAAGAACAAGGCTGGGACAAACCTATTACTCTGTATGAGAGATATATTGGTGAACAGAATAACGGGGAAAGAGTTACTTTGATTGCCGAAGCAGACGGACGATTTGCTGGGTATGTAAATGTCATTTGGAAATCATATTATCCAGCATTTAGGGAGGAAAGCATTCCGGAAGTTAATGACTTTAACGTTTTGTTGAAGTATAGAAGATTAGGAATTGGCTCTAAATTGATGGATCGCGCCGAGGAAATAATAAGCGAAAGATCATCAGTTGCTGGAATCGGAGTAGGCGTATTTTCTGATTATGGTAATGCTCAAGTACTGTATGTAAAGCGTGGTTATGTCCCAGATGGTAAAGGGATACACAATGGACAGTATTATGTTGCATATGGGGAGAATGTTGTCATAAATGATGATATTGTTCTCTACTTAACGAAGAATTTAAAGAATTAG
- a CDS encoding bifunctional 2-polyprenyl-6-hydroxyphenol methylase/3-demethylubiquinol 3-O-methyltransferase UbiG, whose product MNEQSQKNKKAWEHRAYEFWHKRDGSPKEKATQILENPIANLKKHKHLFEQVEGKKVANLCGSNGRKAVPLALLGAEVTVFDISEENKKYALELAASANTLIDYIVTDIYNIDLEMYGGYFDILYLEGGILHYFGDINKFMSILYGLLKDGGELILSDFHPLRKCVISQGEVDYFDTELRSGDVAYKEFFDEQEQLDFPDVSIRLYTLSEIINSVLSAGFKLKKFDEHRGWNNENIPWEFTILADK is encoded by the coding sequence TTGAATGAACAAAGTCAAAAAAATAAAAAAGCATGGGAACATCGTGCATATGAATTTTGGCATAAAAGAGATGGTTCACCTAAGGAGAAAGCAACTCAAATATTAGAAAATCCAATAGCAAATCTTAAAAAACATAAACATTTATTCGAACAAGTTGAAGGAAAAAAAGTTGCTAATCTTTGCGGGTCGAATGGAAGGAAGGCGGTTCCATTAGCTCTACTAGGAGCAGAGGTGACCGTATTCGATATTTCTGAGGAAAATAAAAAATATGCCTTAGAATTAGCTGCAAGTGCGAACACATTAATTGATTATATCGTTACTGATATTTATAACATTGATCTAGAGATGTACGGAGGATATTTCGACATTCTATATTTAGAAGGAGGCATATTACATTATTTTGGTGATATCAATAAATTTATGTCTATTCTTTATGGACTATTGAAAGATGGAGGGGAATTGATTCTTAGTGACTTCCATCCCTTAAGAAAATGTGTCATTAGTCAAGGAGAAGTGGACTATTTTGATACGGAATTAAGAAGCGGAGATGTGGCATACAAGGAGTTCTTTGACGAACAGGAACAGTTGGATTTTCCTGATGTCTCCATTCGATTATATACTTTAAGCGAGATTATTAATTCTGTCCTATCCGCAGGTTTCAAACTGAAGAAATTTGATGAACATCGTGGATGGAATAATGAAAATATTCCTTGGGAATTTACCATACTGGCGGATAAATAA
- a CDS encoding class I SAM-dependent methyltransferase translates to MGEYYWDEKIEYLMNTRNLYYNDDYISFLVSNVWKITEPVNIIDFGCGYGFLGLKLMPLLPKGSSYTGVDLGDRLLSKAKEIFDNLSYEANFIQCDVNEFVTEKTFDVAVCHALLLHMSDPVHTLNRMIDCISDNGRIICFEPHWIANMSTYNVDKVDQTNIVKLGILQNLYEMQTKQNGKDGNVGIKIPIYLSQLGVKNIECRVSDKVLFLDPNSDLENRSKLYESLVEDGIGSNPGELEIIVNRLMEQGLDIEDAKNQYNAELNLHNQFSMSSAFVGSAGMKITSGIIQR, encoded by the coding sequence ATGGGGGAATATTATTGGGACGAAAAAATCGAATATCTAATGAACACAAGGAATCTTTATTATAACGATGATTACATTTCTTTTTTAGTTAGTAATGTTTGGAAGATAACTGAACCGGTCAATATAATTGATTTTGGGTGTGGCTATGGTTTTTTAGGCTTGAAGTTAATGCCGTTGTTGCCGAAAGGATCAAGTTACACTGGGGTCGATTTAGGTGACCGATTATTAAGCAAGGCAAAAGAAATATTCGATAATCTTTCATACGAAGCAAATTTTATTCAATGTGATGTGAATGAATTTGTAACTGAAAAAACATTTGATGTTGCTGTTTGTCACGCGCTTCTACTCCATATGTCCGATCCTGTACATACGCTCAATCGGATGATCGATTGTATATCTGATAACGGAAGAATCATCTGCTTTGAACCTCATTGGATAGCCAATATGTCAACATACAATGTAGACAAAGTAGACCAAACTAATATTGTCAAACTTGGGATACTGCAAAATTTATATGAAATGCAAACAAAGCAGAATGGTAAAGACGGAAATGTTGGCATCAAAATCCCAATATATTTAAGCCAACTGGGGGTGAAGAATATTGAATGCAGAGTGAGCGATAAAGTATTATTTCTTGATCCGAATTCAGATCTGGAGAACCGATCAAAGCTATATGAATCATTAGTCGAAGACGGAATTGGGAGTAATCCAGGTGAACTTGAAATCATTGTTAACCGACTCATGGAACAGGGGCTGGATATAGAAGATGCAAAGAATCAATATAATGCTGAACTTAATTTGCATAATCAGTTTTCTATGTCTTCAGCATTTGTTGGATCTGCCGGTATGAAAATAACGTCTGGAATCATTCAAAGATAG
- a CDS encoding oxidoreductase — protein sequence MKTLNDLQTKPSSRYDEFDPAQDGNKNTKFSDLIIDGKSLYQMLKKYDMVPSLGWGSEDHQRQVIDYFLLKKQHEYLYYRYPILVCPWCGDEECGFISVKIDKEEDVVIWKDFNLEHENKPIHIGPYYFNWVDYERVINDTFGTEGI from the coding sequence ATGAAAACATTAAATGATTTACAAACTAAACCTTCCAGTCGATATGATGAATTTGATCCCGCTCAAGATGGGAATAAAAACACTAAATTTTCAGATCTAATTATTGATGGGAAATCTCTTTATCAGATGCTCAAGAAATATGACATGGTCCCATCTTTAGGGTGGGGGAGCGAAGACCATCAAAGACAAGTTATTGACTATTTTTTACTGAAGAAACAACACGAGTATTTATATTATAGATATCCAATATTAGTATGCCCTTGGTGCGGGGATGAAGAATGTGGTTTTATATCAGTGAAAATTGATAAAGAAGAAGATGTTGTTATATGGAAGGACTTCAATTTGGAACACGAAAATAAACCAATACATATAGGTCCTTATTATTTCAATTGGGTAGACTACGAAAGAGTCATTAATGATACATTTGGAACAGAAGGAATCTAA
- a CDS encoding RidA family protein, translated as MKEYFGKDNSMNLAYSQAIKVDNTIFVAGQGPNNLDDPIDEQVRQTIRNMKKVLNEAGADLKDIIKTTVILNYKYITPGQFEVIYKEFFQTPYPVRTIFSSEIGFNVQIDAIAVTP; from the coding sequence ATGAAAGAGTACTTTGGTAAAGATAACTCGATGAATTTGGCATATTCTCAAGCAATCAAAGTTGACAATACTATATTTGTTGCGGGCCAAGGACCGAATAATTTAGATGACCCTATTGATGAACAAGTAAGACAAACGATCAGAAATATGAAGAAAGTGCTTAATGAAGCAGGAGCCGATCTAAAAGACATAATAAAAACAACTGTAATTTTAAACTACAAATATATAACCCCTGGACAATTCGAAGTAATATATAAGGAGTTTTTTCAAACGCCATACCCAGTTAGAACGATTTTTAGTAGTGAGATAGGGTTTAATGTACAAATTGATGCAATTGCAGTAACACCATAA
- a CDS encoding DinB family protein, with amino-acid sequence MYRTAQDFVNDWSHAATGTIRVLEALTDDKLNQSIVEGHSSLGWLGWHLATCPVFFTGMAGLTVEPVGDPKSVPTSASEILATYKTVVERVKAAAAQTLTDEMMAESVETFSGPTPRGAILRMLIDHQTHHRGQMTVLLRQAGLPVPGLIGPTREEQQNMKK; translated from the coding sequence ATGTATAGAACAGCACAAGACTTTGTCAATGATTGGTCACATGCCGCAACTGGAACGATTAGGGTGCTTGAAGCATTAACGGATGACAAGTTAAATCAATCCATTGTAGAGGGACACAGTTCTCTCGGTTGGCTAGGATGGCATCTGGCAACATGCCCGGTGTTCTTCACAGGTATGGCAGGACTTACGGTTGAACCTGTAGGCGATCCTAAGTCCGTTCCAACTTCTGCGAGCGAGATTCTTGCTACATATAAGACAGTTGTAGAGCGTGTAAAGGCTGCTGCAGCGCAAACGCTAACAGATGAGATGATGGCAGAAAGTGTAGAGACATTCTCCGGTCCTACGCCGCGCGGAGCTATTCTTCGTATGCTGATCGATCATCAAACTCACCATCGCGGTCAAATGACGGTTCTTCTCCGTCAAGCAGGACTTCCCGTACCAGGTTTAATCGGTCCTACTCGTGAAGAACAGCAGAATATGAAGAAGTAA
- a CDS encoding NUDIX hydrolase gives MSEKLMGAAAVIFNSERQVLLVKHSYGKNNWDLPGGKSEKDESVQETTKREVMEETGLDVEIGQLTGIYYDPNYDMHHFVFISTINHDQEPEATSPEILECRYCSLDELPKPISDFTIRRIHEAIEINSKQLFHVIGPRKWIE, from the coding sequence ATGTCTGAGAAGTTAATGGGTGCTGCAGCAGTTATCTTTAATTCTGAAAGACAAGTTTTATTAGTAAAACATAGTTATGGTAAGAACAATTGGGATTTACCAGGAGGGAAATCTGAAAAAGATGAGTCAGTGCAAGAAACAACTAAGAGAGAAGTAATGGAGGAAACGGGACTCGATGTGGAGATAGGCCAATTAACAGGGATTTATTATGATCCTAACTATGATATGCATCATTTTGTTTTTATCTCAACAATCAATCATGACCAAGAACCTGAAGCGACTTCACCTGAAATATTAGAATGCAGATATTGCTCGTTAGATGAATTGCCAAAACCAATAAGTGATTTTACTATAAGACGAATACATGAAGCGATTGAGATTAATTCAAAGCAATTATTTCACGTTATTGGTCCGAGAAAGTGGATTGAATAA
- a CDS encoding sulfatase-like hydrolase/transferase has protein sequence MNAHPPPSHGEKPNFLVILVDEERYPPVYEQAEIKAWRRQNLITHELLQSNGMTFHRHYIGSAACCPSRATLLTGQYPSLHGVSQTDGIAKETFDSDMFWLGRNTVPTMGNYFREAGYQTYYKGKWHISYEDIVVPGTHKGIPSYHPMTGVPDRKQEELYLRANRLNDFGFSSWIGPEPHGKNPRNSASSAAFGVSGRDVVNASDVVELIESLDREKETNSDANPWLVVASFVNPHDIVLYGALTAHLPNFNFHVDPMPWVAPPPTINERLDTKPRCQASYQQLYPRALQPIINSSHYRNLYYQLQKNADMQMRKVFEALTRSSFYDNTIVIFTSDHGELLGAHGYLHQKWYCAYEEMLHVPFVIHNRTLFPSKKNFNSLTSHVDLLPTMLGLANANVEEIQSRLRQRFSEVHPLVGHDLSPLVLGENEFDFIESPVYFMIDDDVTRGQHQTNPLGKPYPSVIQPNHIETVIASIHRNNTRELWKYSRYFDNDQFWSHPGSKDITTQTAADPTPGQQSTSYTFCVTSVKTQPVPDEYELYNLTADPLETCNLAHPSFSTPLTKPIQEFMANLLEEQRQQKRLEPSSQ, from the coding sequence TTGAATGCCCACCCCCCTCCATCCCACGGTGAAAAACCTAATTTCCTTGTGATCCTTGTAGATGAGGAACGTTATCCCCCCGTCTATGAGCAAGCGGAAATTAAAGCATGGCGCAGACAAAATCTTATCACTCATGAACTTCTGCAATCGAATGGCATGACATTTCATAGGCATTATATCGGAAGTGCTGCTTGTTGCCCAAGCCGGGCTACACTGTTGACAGGTCAGTATCCCTCTCTCCACGGCGTGAGTCAAACCGATGGGATTGCCAAGGAAACCTTTGACTCTGATATGTTCTGGCTAGGAAGAAACACGGTACCGACTATGGGGAATTATTTTCGTGAGGCAGGCTACCAGACCTATTATAAAGGGAAGTGGCATATTTCTTATGAAGATATTGTTGTTCCCGGTACGCATAAAGGCATTCCTAGCTATCATCCCATGACCGGCGTGCCTGACAGAAAACAAGAAGAATTATACCTGCGTGCCAACCGCCTGAACGACTTTGGTTTCTCCAGCTGGATTGGCCCAGAACCTCACGGTAAAAACCCGCGAAACTCCGCTTCTTCCGCGGCCTTCGGTGTTAGCGGCAGAGACGTGGTCAATGCATCCGATGTGGTTGAACTCATCGAATCACTCGATCGTGAGAAAGAAACCAACAGCGATGCCAATCCTTGGCTTGTTGTTGCTTCATTCGTGAACCCTCATGATATTGTTCTGTATGGTGCGCTCACCGCACATCTTCCGAATTTTAATTTCCATGTGGATCCCATGCCTTGGGTAGCTCCCCCGCCAACGATCAATGAACGTTTGGATACCAAGCCGCGCTGCCAAGCAAGCTATCAACAGCTGTATCCCAGAGCTTTGCAGCCCATTATCAACTCTTCGCATTACCGCAATCTGTACTATCAGCTGCAGAAAAACGCCGACATGCAGATGCGCAAGGTTTTTGAAGCCTTAACCCGTTCTTCCTTCTACGACAATACAATTGTTATTTTCACATCCGATCACGGGGAACTACTCGGTGCTCATGGCTATCTCCATCAAAAATGGTACTGTGCATATGAAGAAATGTTACATGTCCCCTTCGTCATTCATAATAGAACACTTTTCCCCTCCAAAAAGAACTTCAATTCACTTACAAGCCATGTTGATTTGCTGCCTACGATGTTGGGACTGGCTAATGCCAATGTAGAAGAGATTCAAAGCCGCTTGCGTCAACGATTCAGTGAAGTTCATCCTTTGGTCGGCCATGATCTCTCACCTCTTGTTTTAGGGGAAAATGAGTTTGATTTCATCGAAAGCCCGGTTTATTTTATGATCGATGACGATGTGACACGAGGCCAGCACCAAACCAATCCATTAGGGAAACCCTATCCTTCCGTTATCCAACCCAATCATATCGAAACGGTTATCGCCAGCATACATCGGAACAATACGAGAGAATTATGGAAGTACTCCCGCTACTTTGATAACGATCAATTTTGGAGCCATCCAGGCAGTAAAGATATCACTACCCAAACAGCGGCAGATCCCACTCCCGGACAGCAGTCAACCTCGTATACCTTTTGTGTCACATCCGTTAAAACCCAACCTGTTCCAGACGAATACGAGCTGTATAACTTGACTGCAGACCCGCTTGAAACCTGCAACCTTGCACATCCTTCATTTTCCACGCCACTAACGAAACCTATTCAAGAATTCATGGCTAATCTATTGGAAGAACAACGACAACAAAAACGTTTGGAACCAAGCTCGCAATGA
- a CDS encoding NUDIX hydrolase: MSDYIRELRSLVGTRPLILVGAVVIIQNNKNQILLQHRKDGDWGLPGGLMEPGELIEETATREVYEETGLTLNHLTMLELFSGPALYLKLKNGDELYSVTAMYLCNDYRGELACDSTESHEIRFFDVGDLPNLNPANTIYLAKYLESDCNPLNLTKRGL; encoded by the coding sequence ATGAGCGATTATATTCGAGAATTACGTTCATTAGTTGGAACAAGACCTTTAATTTTAGTTGGTGCAGTAGTTATTATCCAAAATAATAAAAACCAAATTCTTTTACAGCATCGCAAAGACGGGGATTGGGGATTACCAGGCGGCCTTATGGAGCCAGGGGAATTAATAGAGGAAACAGCAACTAGAGAAGTATATGAGGAAACAGGGCTAACGTTAAACCATTTAACCATGTTGGAGTTGTTTTCTGGTCCAGCTCTGTATCTAAAACTAAAAAACGGAGATGAGCTTTATTCTGTAACAGCAATGTATCTTTGCAATGATTACAGAGGTGAATTGGCGTGTGATTCAACCGAATCACATGAGATACGTTTTTTTGATGTGGGCGATCTACCAAATTTAAATCCTGCCAATACTATTTACCTTGCAAAATATTTAGAATCAGATTGTAATCCTTTGAACCTAACGAAGAGGGGGCTATGA
- a CDS encoding cysteine peptidase family C39 domain-containing protein, translating to MVIILISILVTGIFIAVLFSFYLIFPRKDIIDTSVFPYSYSIQTLNRSDIQHNYECAAFSSAFVLRHFGIEADGNELYKNFPRRLLDGTVSPKGIIIYFKRLGYDVSFYSGNINTLKKQVNQGVPVIAFIRVFTDKRYLHFVPVVGYDQEHFYLADSLEHTINFNGAYYNRKILISDFEAVWKTWVPFCKNTYIVVRKST from the coding sequence ATGGTGATTATTCTAATTTCGATTCTAGTCACAGGTATTTTTATAGCAGTCCTGTTTTCATTTTATTTGATTTTTCCAAGAAAAGACATAATTGATACAAGTGTTTTTCCGTATTCGTATTCGATACAAACTTTAAATAGGAGTGATATTCAACATAACTATGAATGTGCTGCATTTTCAAGTGCATTCGTACTTAGACATTTTGGGATAGAGGCGGATGGAAACGAACTTTATAAAAACTTTCCCAGAAGGCTATTGGATGGAACTGTTAGTCCTAAGGGCATTATTATATATTTTAAGAGGCTTGGTTACGATGTCTCTTTTTATAGTGGAAACATTAATACGTTAAAGAAGCAAGTGAATCAGGGTGTACCTGTTATTGCGTTCATAAGAGTTTTTACGGATAAGAGATATTTACACTTTGTACCAGTGGTTGGTTATGATCAAGAACACTTTTACTTGGCAGACTCTTTGGAACACACAATTAACTTTAATGGAGCTTATTATAACCGAAAGATATTAATTAGTGATTTTGAGGCAGTATGGAAAACTTGGGTGCCATTTTGTAAAAATACGTATATTGTTGTACGCAAAAGTACTTAG
- a CDS encoding group-specific protein, with protein sequence MHQKLGGSMKKFYIASSLKNIETVRFVSELLKQEGFIHTYDWTLNDNITSINQLKDIGKKEIDAVMSSDFIVILFPAGKGSHVELGIALGNGIKAYLYSQNDEINDFETTSTFYHLDEICKYKGPIEQLIQVILKDQKTEDISKSSDNSSPIKRIATGFGLK encoded by the coding sequence ATGCATCAAAAACTTGGAGGATCAATGAAAAAGTTCTATATTGCATCAAGTCTTAAAAATATAGAAACAGTCCGATTTGTAAGTGAACTATTGAAACAAGAGGGATTTATTCATACATATGATTGGACTTTAAATGACAATATTACTTCAATTAATCAACTTAAAGATATAGGGAAGAAGGAAATAGATGCAGTAATGAGTTCGGATTTTATTGTAATTTTGTTTCCGGCAGGTAAAGGCAGTCATGTTGAATTAGGTATTGCGCTTGGAAATGGAATTAAAGCATATCTGTACTCCCAGAATGATGAAATAAATGACTTTGAAACGACGAGTACATTTTATCATTTGGACGAAATTTGCAAATATAAGGGACCAATAGAACAATTAATTCAAGTTATATTGAAGGATCAAAAAACGGAAGACATATCGAAATCAAGCGACAACTCCTCACCTATTAAGCGCATTGCGACGGGCTTCGGCCTTAAGTAG
- a CDS encoding RidA family protein — MSEIIRYEVSEELANSGFVEAGDFIFLSFCVGNVGGTVGEQVEGALDNMSDRLKQVNLTLESVVKVDVMLRDVWDIPVMEEVFRRRFKGQYPARKTVSTEFAHKGGSNGLKVQIDGIAYRKNKA, encoded by the coding sequence ATGAGTGAAATTATTAGGTATGAAGTGAGCGAAGAATTAGCAAATTCAGGATTTGTTGAAGCGGGAGATTTTATCTTTCTAAGCTTCTGTGTAGGTAATGTCGGTGGAACAGTTGGAGAACAAGTAGAAGGTGCACTGGATAACATGTCTGATAGATTGAAACAGGTAAATTTAACACTTGAGTCAGTCGTTAAGGTCGATGTGATGTTAAGAGACGTTTGGGATATTCCTGTAATGGAGGAGGTATTCAGACGCCGCTTTAAGGGACAATATCCAGCAAGAAAAACGGTATCAACTGAGTTTGCACATAAAGGTGGTTCTAATGGACTCAAAGTACAAATTGATGGAATTGCATATAGAAAAAATAAAGCATGA
- a CDS encoding HAD family hydrolase produces MENRPQLVLDIAGVLVNNISSVFWKELVAVSGVTLQVIKEQFNEIRRNLWTGNLKEEQLWVWLVNRYPGINTDKAREILIKTLEPLPSVQYLEQWSRIADIHLLSNHCREWLEPILTVLEKHTKSITISNQVGLCKPDIQIYEMVASHFEFNERVLYVDDQEKNLKPAISLGWETLLADDNNHWIKDIEPKLLQN; encoded by the coding sequence ATGGAAAATAGGCCACAGCTAGTTTTGGACATAGCGGGTGTATTAGTGAATAATATATCATCTGTATTTTGGAAAGAACTTGTTGCAGTTTCAGGTGTTACTTTGCAAGTAATAAAAGAACAGTTTAATGAAATAAGAAGGAATCTATGGACTGGTAATCTTAAGGAAGAGCAGTTATGGGTATGGTTGGTTAATCGTTATCCTGGAATTAACACAGATAAAGCGAGAGAGATTCTGATTAAAACCCTAGAACCATTGCCTTCAGTTCAATATCTTGAACAATGGAGCCGAATAGCCGACATTCATCTTTTAAGTAATCATTGTAGAGAGTGGCTAGAGCCGATTTTAACAGTTCTTGAAAAGCACACAAAAAGTATAACTATTTCAAACCAGGTAGGGTTATGCAAACCGGATATCCAGATCTATGAAATGGTTGCATCGCATTTTGAATTTAATGAACGGGTTTTGTATGTGGATGATCAGGAAAAGAACTTAAAGCCGGCAATAAGTCTTGGGTGGGAGACATTACTTGCAGACGATAATAACCATTGGATTAAAGATATAGAACCGAAATTATTGCAAAATTAA